The Tenrec ecaudatus isolate mTenEca1 chromosome 6, mTenEca1.hap1, whole genome shotgun sequence genome has a window encoding:
- the RXYLT1 gene encoding ribitol-5-phosphate xylosyltransferase 1, with protein MRLTRKRLCSFLIALYCLFSLYAAYHVFLGGRRPAPAAAPRGLRKGAVPARERRGREQSTLESEEWNPWEIDEKNEQQHRFKSSLQILNKSTKRKTDLRVQIWGKAAIGLYLWEHIFEGLLDPSDLTAQWREGNSIVGRTHFSFITGPAVVPGYFSIDVDNVVLVLNGREKTKVFYATQWLLYAQNLVQTQKLHHLAVVLLGNEHCRNEWISQFLKSNGGPVELLFIVYDSPWMNGVDVFQWPLGVATYRNFPVVEASWSMLHDERPYLCNFLGTVYENSSRQALVNILKQDGNDKLCWVSAREQWQPQETNASLKTYQDALLQSDLTLCPVGVNTECYRIYEACSYGSVPVVEDVMTPGDCGNTSVSHHAPLQLLKSMGAPFIFIKNWRELPALLEREKTMVLQDKIQRRKMLLQWYQHFKTELKMKFTNLIEDTFLGTSKG; from the exons ATGCGGCTGACGCGGAAGCGGCTCTGCTCCTTTCTCATCGCCCTGTACTGCCTCTTCTCCCTCTACGCCGCCTACCACGTCTTCCTCGGGGGGCGCCGCCCGGCCCCCGCCGCGGCCCCGCGGGGCCTCAGGAAGGGGGCGGTCCCGGCGCGAGAGCGGCGCGGCCGAG AACAATCAACTCTAGAAAGTGAAGAATGGAATCCTTGGGAAATAGATGAAAAAAATGAGCAACAACACAGATTTAAATCTAGCCTTCAAATATTAAATAAATCCACAAAGAGGAAAACAGACCTTCGTGTacagatctgggggaaagctgccaTTG GTTTGTATCTGTGGGAGCATATTTTTGAAGGCTTACTTGACCCCTCTGATCTGACTGCTCAGTGGAGAGAAGGAAATTCAATTGTAGGAAGAACACATTTCAG cttCATCACTGGACCCGCAGTAGTGCCGGGGTACTTCTCCATTGATGTGGACAATGTGGTGCTCGTTTTGAATGGGAGAGAGAAAACCAAAGTCTTTTATGCCACTCAGTGGTTACTTTATGCTCAAAATTTAGTGCAAACTCAAAAGCTCCATCATCTTGCTGTGGTTTTGCTTGGAAATGAGCATTGTCGTAATGAATGGATAAGTCAGTTCCTGAAAAGCAATGGAGGCCCTGTTGAGCTCCTGTTCATAGTCTATGACAGCCCCTGGATGAACGGGGTGGATGTCTTCCAGTGGCCTTTAGGAGTGGCAAC ATACCGGAATTTTCCTGTAGTAGAAGCAAGTTGGTCAATGCTGCATGATGAGAGACCATACCTATGTAATTTCTTAGGAACTGTTTATGAAAATTCATCCAGACAAGCACTGGTGAACATTTTGAAACAAGATGGGAATGATAAGCTTTGCTGGGTTTCAGCAAGAGAACA GTGGCAGCCTCAGGAGACAAATGCAAGCCTGAAGACTTACCAGGACGCTTTGCTGCAGAGTGACCTCACCTTGTGTCCAgtaggagtgaacacagagtgtTACAGGATCTATGAGGCTTGCTCCTATGGCTCCGTTCCCGTGGTAGAGGATGTGATGACCCCTGGCGACTGTGGAAATACATCGGTCTCCCATCATGCCCCTCTGCAGTTGCTCAAGTCCATGGGCGCGCCCTTTATCTTCATTAAGAACTGGAGAGAGCTTCCTGCACTTTTAGAAAGAGAGAAGACTATGGTTTTACAAGACAAgattcaaagaagaaaaatgttacTTCAGTGGTATCAACACTTTAAAACAGAACTGAAAATGAAGTTTACAAATCTTATAGAAGATACATTTTTAGGGACTAGTAAAGGTTAA